The genomic segment CTGGAGGTCGCGTTTGATCGGTTCGGCCAGAATGTTGACGATCTGGCGGTCCAGAAAGTTCAGCGTGTAGACAATCAGCAAGGTCCACAGCATCAGGCGGGGGGTGGTCGATGCCCTTCCGATTGCTGCGCGGGATGCCCCCGAATCGAAACCGCTCTCGCCCGCACGCGACGCCGCATCACGCATTCATCTCTCCTCTTCTCTCACCGCGTTTATCCGGCAATTTTTCGATTTGTCAAAGCGTTCGCGATGAATGTCGGGGCCTTGCCGAAAATATTCGGGATACATCCGCTTTGAACCGTTCTGGAAACGCGGCAGGGCGGAAATGCTGTGTTGCTCGTAGCCCGTCGTGCGCCCATGGGCGAGGGACATGACAACACGCGAAACTACGGCCCTGCTGCCGCTTGACGATATTGGGCTCGATCTCACTCTGGGTGACCGTGCCATGGTGACCGCTTATGGTGCGATCCAATGGCCATGGCTGTTGCGCAGCCTTCATGGCGGACGGAAAGCGGACAAGGCGGCGTTGCTGGAATATCTGGACTTGCCGGCCGATGCCTTGCCCAATTTGGGAAGCTGGAAAGCCGATACGCATTTCCTGTGGCACATCACACGCGCCATTGAAGAAATGCGTCCAGCGCAGGTCGTGGAACTGGGCTGCGGCGCGTCGACATTCATCATCGCCCGCGCGCTCCAGAAGTTCGGCGGGGGATCGTTGGTCAGCTATGACCAGCATGGCGAATTTGCCTCAATCACGCAGCAATGGGTGCGCGAGAACGGTTTGACGGCAGAAATACGGCATGCGCCTTTGGGGGCATCGCCTGCGGGTTGGCCCGGGCATTGGTATCAACTGAGCGATGTGCCCACAGATATTGATTTACTGATCGTCGACGGCCCGCCTTGGGCCATCCATCCCTATGTGCGCGGTGCGGCGGCGAGCCTGTTTCCGCGCATCCGGCCCGGCGGCCGGGTGCTGCTTGACGATGCGGCCCGCCCCGGCGAGCGCGTGGTTGCGCGGCGCTGGCGGCGGGAACATCATACGATGCGTTTCACGCTCGATAGCAAGGGCGCAAAAGGCACCCTGATCGGACACAAGCTTCCCGCCTAAACTCAGCTTTTGGTGCTGCGCGTATCGCTGACCATATCTTCGGCGAGGTCCAGCCCGCGTTTGCCTGCGGCTGCGGTGTGGGCAGGGGCGTGCGGGGGTTCGACAAATTCCGGCTCCTCGACCTCCAGCATGCCTTCCCATTTGGTGATGACCGAGGTTGCAACGGCGTTGCCGACGACATTGGTCGCAGTGCGGCCCATATCGAGGAACTGGTCAATCGCGAGGATCAGGGCGACGCCCTCGACCGGTAGCCCAAACATCGCCAGCGTCCCGGTAATCACGACCAGCGAAGCACGCGGAACCGCCGCCACGCCCTTGGACGAGATCATCAGCGTCAGCAAAATCAGGATCTGCGTCATGATCGGAAGATCGATGCCATAGGCCTGCGCGATGAAGATCGTCGCGAAGCTCATATACATCATCGAGCCGTCAAGGTTGAAGCTGTAACCCAGCGGCAGCATGAAGCCCGAGATGCGGCGCGGCACGCCAAAGCGGTCGAGCTGCTCGAATAGCTTGGGCAGCGCGGCTTCGGACGATGCGGTCGAGAATGCAATCAACAGCGGTTCACGGATATACCGGATCAGCGTCCAGATCCGGTTGCGCAGGAATATCCAGCCGATGGAGAGCAACAGCACCCAGAGGATAACGAGCGACATATAGAACTCGGCAAGCAGTTCGAGGTAGCTGCCCAAAATCGCGAGGCCGCTGGTGGCCACGACCTTGGCCAATGCCCCAAACACCGCGACCGGTGCGTAGCGCATCACATAATGCGTAATCTGCAGCATCATTTCGGCCAGCGCATCTGCGGCCCGGACAAGCGGCGCGCCCTTTTCGCCGAGCGCCGAGAGGGCCACTCCAGCGAACAGCGAGAAGACCAAAATCTGGAGGATATTGTTCGTGGCCATCGCCTCGAACGCGTTTTTGGGAAAGATCGACAAGATGAACTCGAATACATCGAGTTTCTTGACTTCACCGACAGACGCGGCCGCCTCTGCCGCTGCGCCCAGGGGAACGCCAATGCCCGGCTGGAAGATGTTGACCATCAACAGGCCCAGCCCGATGGAAATAAAGCTGGCGAGGATGAACCACGTAATTGCGCGGAAGCCAATACGGCCCAGCGCGCTGCTGTCGCCCATATGTGCGATGCCCACAACAATCGTCGACAGGATCAGCGGCGCGACCAGAAGTTTGATGAGATTCAGGAAAATATCCGACAGCAATTTGAACGTTTTGGTGAGATTTTCGAAGGCTGTGCTGTCGGGCGCGACGCCAATATGGACCGCATAGCCGACGATGATACCCAGGATCATCCCGACCAAAATCCACAATGTCAGACGCTTATCCATAAACTTCCCTCCGGCCCTTTTGGCATGGGGTGACGCTACACAGGCAAAATGATGACCGCAACCCGCTACCGACGTAACTTGAATAGCCCGGCGAACGAAGGCATAAGCATTGAAATAAAATTACAATGGATTGTGTCGTATTAACCATGACCAATCCCCAATTTCGTGGGCTCAGGAGTAAAATTCATGGCTGCTGCCAAAGCATCAAAAACTGCCGCAAAAGCGGATGCCACCTTGTTGAAAGCGCTGGCGACCGCCTTCGCGGACAGCGCCCTTCCCGGAGAGAATGAGGGGTTTGATGCCAAAGCCTGCGAAGAAGCGGCGCGCTTCACCTTGCAGGTTGCGGAGCAACGCAAGGTGGGCAACGCCGCGGTAGCGCTGGACAGTTTTACCGATGCGCAGGGCCGCATGGCCATGCGGATCGCCATGAACAATGACGATATGCCCTTTCTGGTGGATTCGATTTCCGCCGCCGTTGCCTCCAAAGCAATTGGCGTAAAGCGGTTGATCCACCCTGTGCTTAGCACCGTGCGTGACGATCAGGCCGTGTTGCAGTCGGTCAGCCGGAAACGGGATTCATCGGTCACACGCGAATCATTCATCTATCTTGAGACCGATCGCGTCGACGCCAAGGAACGGCGCGCGCTCGAAGAAAATCTGCACGCTGTGCTGCGCGATGTGCGCGGCGCGGTTACCGACTGGCGCAAGATGCTGGGTGCGATGTCCGAAGATGCCGACAGCCTGCCCGATGGCGAAGGCGCGGCTCTGGTCCGCTGGTTCCTCGAAAATAATATGACCGTGCTGGGACATGAAGTTCTGGCGCGCGACGGGAAAAGGTCGAAACGGCTCGGCTTGGCGCGGGTCAGCAACGAGGCGATCCTGTCGGAAAAGAGCATCGGCCTTGCCATCAAATGGTTCGAAGAAGGCGGCAGCGCGCCGCTGATCCTGAAAGCCAACCGCGTATCGAGCGTGCACCGCAATGTGCAGTTGGACCTTGTGGTTGTCCCCATCCGTGAGGGCAGCACGATCACAGGTCTGTCGATTACAGCCGGTCTGTGGACCAGCGCCGCACTGGCAACCGCGCCAGACCGGATACCGGTATTGCGCACGCATCTTTCGACATTGATGGAGCGGTTCGGATTTGACCCGTCGGGACATGCCGGAAAGGCGATGACCCATGTGTTGACCTCCTTGCCGCATGATTTGCTGGTGTCGCTGAAACTGGCGGAGTTGGAGCGGGTTACCCTGACCGCCATGTCGCTGACCGACCGGCCACGGCCCAAATTGCTGGCGATCCGGTCGCCGCTTGGACGGCATCTTTATATTTTCGTCTGGCTGCCCCGCGACGATGTGTCCACCGGTATGCGCAAGCAGATCGAGGATATGTTGACCGCAACGACAGGCGGCGGGCTGCTTGGCTGGTCGATCAGCCTCGAAGATGGCGGTATCGCGCTTCTGCGCTACACGCTCGACTTGCCGGATCGTGACCAGAAGGTCGATGAAGCCCAACTCGACGATAAGCTGGAACTCATGGTCCGCGGGTGGGAGCCCGCGGTTGAGGCATCGCTTGCCCGCTTGACCGATGAAAAGCGCGCCGCTGCAATGATCGTTCGTTATGGCGCATTGTTCCCGAACAATTACCGCACCAGCTACAGTTCGGACGAAGCTGCGCGCGATATGCTCGGCCTGCTGCAGATGGAGCGTGACCATAGCAAGGTGACGCGGCTTTCCGCCGATGGGGAAATGCTGCGCCTGAAAGTGTTCAGTCAGGGCGGTGCCATGCCGTTGAGCGACATGGTCCCCGCGCTCGAAAATTTCGGATTCGACGTATTGGAGGAATCCCCGACGGCCTTGAGTGACGGGAATTATATCCATGACTTCCGACTGGGTCTGCGCGGTGGCGATGTCGCCAGCGTGATGGAACGCGCCGCCATTCTCGAAGGCGCGTTGAGCCAGGTTCTCGACGGAAAAGCCGAGAATGATGTATTCAACCAGCTTGTCACGGTGGCCGCGCTTTTGCCTCAGTCGGTGATCTTGCTGCGCGCCTGGTACCGCTATTTGCGGCAGACGGGTGTCACCTATGGCATGCCCACCGCCGTTGCCGCCCTGTCCAAGCATTCGGGCGTCACACGCGCGATTATCAGCCTCTTCAACGCCGCGCATGATCCAGCCTTTACCGGCGACCGCGACAAGGAATCGGCGAAATTTATCAAGAGCATTGAAACCGGACTTGCTGCGGTCTCGGCAATTGATGAGGACCGGATTTTGCGGCGCTATATGGGCGTCGTGCGCGCCACCTTGCGTACCAATGCCTTTGCGCCTGCCGGTGCCGAAGCCTTGGCGTTCAAACTCGACAGCGCCAAAGTTCCGGGTCTGCCCGCGCCTCTGCCTTGGCGCGAAGTGTTCGTTTATTCGCCGCGGGTCGAGGGCATCCATTTGCGCGCTGGTCCTGTCGCGCGCGGGGGTCTGCGCTGGTCCGACCGCCGGGACGATTTCCGCACCGAGGTTCTGGGCCTGATGAAAGCGCAGCGCGTCAAAAACGCCGTGATTGTGCCAACGGGTGCAAAGGGCGGGTTCTATCCCAAAAAACTGCCCGACATGCGGGTCGACCGCGACGCCTGGTTTGCGGAAGGCACCGAGAGCTATCGCCTGTTCATCCGCACCTTGCTGTCGATCACCGACAATATCGTGAACGACAAGGTAGTGCATCCCGACAGCGTAGTTATCCATGACGGCGACGATCCCTATTTCGTGGTTGCCGCCGACAAGGGAACCGCAACCTTCTCCGACACGGCCAATGCCATCGCGCTGGAACGCAATTTCTGGCTGGGCGACGCGTTCGCCAGTGGCGGTTCGGTGGGCTATGACCATAAGGCAATGGGCATCACCGCCAAGGGTGGCTGGCTTTCGGTCCAGCGGCACTTTGCCGAAATGGGCATCAATGTGCAGAAAGAGCCTGTTACGGTTGCCGGTGTCGGCGACATGTCGGGCGACGTGTTCGGCAATGGTATGCTGCTGTCCAAAACGTTGAAGGTCGTTGCGGCCTTTGACCATAGACACATCTTCTTCGATCCCAGTCCGGACCCTGCCATAAGCTGGAAAGAACGCCAGCGGCTGTTCAACCTGCCTCGGTCAAGCTGGCTGGATTATGATCCAAAGCTGATTTCCAAAGGCGGTGGCGTCTTTGCACGCAATGAAAAAAGCATCAAGACAACCCCTGAAATCAGGGCCTTGCTGGGCATAGATGCCAAAGATATTGAACCTTCGGAACTGATGACGGCCATTTTGAAAGCGCCCGTCCAGTTGCTTTGGTTTGGTGGAATCGGGACCTATATCAAGGACAAGGGCGAGAGCCATCTGGACGTGGGCGACCCCGGCAACGATGCCATTCGCGTCAACGGCGCCGATGTGCGAGCGCAAGTCATTGGCGAAGGTGCCAATCTGGGTGTCACGCAAGCAGGCCGCATCGGCTTTGCCCTGCGCGGTGGTCGCATTAATACCGACTTTATCGACAACAGCGCCGGCGTTGATTGTTCGGATAATGAGGTCAACATCAAGATCGCGCTCAACGCCGAAATGCGTGCGGGCAAGCTGAAAGAACCGGTCCGCAACAAGTTGCTGGCCGAAATGACCGATGCGGTTGCGCATCTGGTGCTGGAGGATAACCGCCTGCAGACGCTGGCGCTGTCCATCGCCGAAACCGGCGGGGCGGGGGATTTGCCCGCTTATGTCCGGCTGATCGAAACCTTCGAAAGCACGGGCAGGTTGGACCGTGTGGTCGAAGGCATTGCACCCAATGACGAGCTTTTCCGCCGCGCAAGTGAGGGCAAGGGGCTGACCCGGCCGGAACTGGCGGTTTTGCTGTCGACGGCGAAGCTGGCGACGCAGGATGGCGTAGAGGCCGCTCCCTTGGCCGAAGATCCCTCGATGGATGGCGAGTTGCTTGCGGCATTTCCTGACGCAATGGTCAAAAAGCACAAGTCGGCGATTTTGGCGCACCGGTTGCGCAAGGAAATCATCGCGACCAAGCTTGCAAACCGGATGATCAATCGGCTCGGTCTGCTCCACCCGTTCGAATTGGCGGAAGAAGAAGGCTGTGGCCTCGGCGAAGTTGCGGCGGCCTTTGCCATTGCGGAGCGGATCTACGATCTGCCGGCATTATGGCAGGCTATCGACACGGCCGAAATGCCCGAATCGACCCGTTTGCTCTTGTTTAATCAGACCGCTGTTGAGGTCCGCGCGCAAATGGCCGACCTGATCCGCAATGCGGCGGAAGGCCGTGACGTGGGTG from the Sphingorhabdus lacus genome contains:
- a CDS encoding class I SAM-dependent methyltransferase produces the protein MTTRETTALLPLDDIGLDLTLGDRAMVTAYGAIQWPWLLRSLHGGRKADKAALLEYLDLPADALPNLGSWKADTHFLWHITRAIEEMRPAQVVELGCGASTFIIARALQKFGGGSLVSYDQHGEFASITQQWVRENGLTAEIRHAPLGASPAGWPGHWYQLSDVPTDIDLLIVDGPPWAIHPYVRGAAASLFPRIRPGGRVLLDDAARPGERVVARRWRREHHTMRFTLDSKGAKGTLIGHKLPA
- a CDS encoding dicarboxylate/amino acid:cation symporter — translated: MDKRLTLWILVGMILGIIVGYAVHIGVAPDSTAFENLTKTFKLLSDIFLNLIKLLVAPLILSTIVVGIAHMGDSSALGRIGFRAITWFILASFISIGLGLLMVNIFQPGIGVPLGAAAEAAASVGEVKKLDVFEFILSIFPKNAFEAMATNNILQILVFSLFAGVALSALGEKGAPLVRAADALAEMMLQITHYVMRYAPVAVFGALAKVVATSGLAILGSYLELLAEFYMSLVILWVLLLSIGWIFLRNRIWTLIRYIREPLLIAFSTASSEAALPKLFEQLDRFGVPRRISGFMLPLGYSFNLDGSMMYMSFATIFIAQAYGIDLPIMTQILILLTLMISSKGVAAVPRASLVVITGTLAMFGLPVEGVALILAIDQFLDMGRTATNVVGNAVATSVITKWEGMLEVEEPEFVEPPHAPAHTAAAGKRGLDLAEDMVSDTRSTKS
- a CDS encoding NAD-glutamate dehydrogenase, which encodes MAAAKASKTAAKADATLLKALATAFADSALPGENEGFDAKACEEAARFTLQVAEQRKVGNAAVALDSFTDAQGRMAMRIAMNNDDMPFLVDSISAAVASKAIGVKRLIHPVLSTVRDDQAVLQSVSRKRDSSVTRESFIYLETDRVDAKERRALEENLHAVLRDVRGAVTDWRKMLGAMSEDADSLPDGEGAALVRWFLENNMTVLGHEVLARDGKRSKRLGLARVSNEAILSEKSIGLAIKWFEEGGSAPLILKANRVSSVHRNVQLDLVVVPIREGSTITGLSITAGLWTSAALATAPDRIPVLRTHLSTLMERFGFDPSGHAGKAMTHVLTSLPHDLLVSLKLAELERVTLTAMSLTDRPRPKLLAIRSPLGRHLYIFVWLPRDDVSTGMRKQIEDMLTATTGGGLLGWSISLEDGGIALLRYTLDLPDRDQKVDEAQLDDKLELMVRGWEPAVEASLARLTDEKRAAAMIVRYGALFPNNYRTSYSSDEAARDMLGLLQMERDHSKVTRLSADGEMLRLKVFSQGGAMPLSDMVPALENFGFDVLEESPTALSDGNYIHDFRLGLRGGDVASVMERAAILEGALSQVLDGKAENDVFNQLVTVAALLPQSVILLRAWYRYLRQTGVTYGMPTAVAALSKHSGVTRAIISLFNAAHDPAFTGDRDKESAKFIKSIETGLAAVSAIDEDRILRRYMGVVRATLRTNAFAPAGAEALAFKLDSAKVPGLPAPLPWREVFVYSPRVEGIHLRAGPVARGGLRWSDRRDDFRTEVLGLMKAQRVKNAVIVPTGAKGGFYPKKLPDMRVDRDAWFAEGTESYRLFIRTLLSITDNIVNDKVVHPDSVVIHDGDDPYFVVAADKGTATFSDTANAIALERNFWLGDAFASGGSVGYDHKAMGITAKGGWLSVQRHFAEMGINVQKEPVTVAGVGDMSGDVFGNGMLLSKTLKVVAAFDHRHIFFDPSPDPAISWKERQRLFNLPRSSWLDYDPKLISKGGGVFARNEKSIKTTPEIRALLGIDAKDIEPSELMTAILKAPVQLLWFGGIGTYIKDKGESHLDVGDPGNDAIRVNGADVRAQVIGEGANLGVTQAGRIGFALRGGRINTDFIDNSAGVDCSDNEVNIKIALNAEMRAGKLKEPVRNKLLAEMTDAVAHLVLEDNRLQTLALSIAETGGAGDLPAYVRLIETFESTGRLDRVVEGIAPNDELFRRASEGKGLTRPELAVLLSTAKLATQDGVEAAPLAEDPSMDGELLAAFPDAMVKKHKSAILAHRLRKEIIATKLANRMINRLGLLHPFELAEEEGCGLGEVAAAFAIAERIYDLPALWQAIDTAEMPESTRLLLFNQTAVEVRAQMADLIRNAAEGRDVGAATALYTPVVQKLSTSLDSLLPADVRHQTESFGARLVEHGAPRKIADRLVQMAQLDGAIGLAALSATQKADVTALTQAFTALGDALGIGWAQGTAMQMDPHDPWERLLVAGLARDFQAMRLDFLRRRAAKKPLADTQGWVADNEGRVRSFKAMVDRARMAGLPTPAMLAQIAGQARVLLGR